A portion of the Corynebacterium rouxii genome contains these proteins:
- a CDS encoding ATP-dependent helicase, translated as MLSPQELSRALGQKFPPTPQQADVISAPLAPTLVVAGAGAGKTETMAARVVWLVASGLVDPDRVLGLTFTRKAAQQLSKRIRDRLEQLAGIDNLRDLDPTGALATKLEAIAPTVSTYDSYAGRLISEYGLLLPVEPSSRLISQTELFQIAHSIVSAHTGALNTSNSPNTVTSTLMSLVSEMDNHMVSPPDIEEESAAFLAMIEDVEATSKRAPSKEVYKWRDTQVLRNELLPLVVQLKAYLAENHLMTFGEQMSLAARLAEENPQVGASQRNRYQIIMLDEYQDTGHAQRVLLKSLFAGTAVTAVGDPMQSIYGWRGATAANLERFLTDFGCDGAPAAKKELTVSFRNPPEVLDLANRVSRELLGVPEDPRRPVQPLEPGPAALKGTVRLGFFPSMDEERSYVADQLAQAYEQRSSEHPFTAAVLVRKRKHSAAIALELQQRGVPVEIVGLAGLLGIPEVADLVAIATLLVRPYDTQAAMRILAGPSVGLGMADLMALSDRAYNLSGRDRRVTTKLSRDPLERLKQIIADTIPSDQDSIVGLAEAVADLDERLDSSDGPRYSAKGSERLRALAARLRYLRTNSLSNSLPDLFTDIERIFGIRTEVLQREDPRSDGATGTTHLDRFAEVVQDFSRIPGANLGLLLDYLSLAESEENGLEPGEVQVTADRVQILTVHKAKGLEWQHVAVLHADANTYVAKASTWLTNASAVPSALRGDAKGDEDLVGAPVFEIDTPETAAELTKAGKAHIADFKQVAAEENARLFYVAITRAEQQVLVTASADPSKKRPVLPYEYLTMLHNDFPDSVEEWHERSESQDYVPPAPEEAVFPPNYAVAGAEEVFAAMQNPPDLISDDDLFERWEKEVSALIEEHEQLSAPVVTVDIGVELTATDIVNLAKSPENFAQRRRRPVPFKPNSYAKRGTAFHEWLENRFGAEALLDESELPGIGEELDDSDLDSLKEAFLESEWADRTPEHVEHPFEVSIGHHIVRGRMDAVFKNPDGRWIVVDWKTGQPPTDNHEKESVAMQLAVYRLAWARLQGIDVDRVDAVFHYVGRNVTYRPQQLPDGEELALKLDPSV; from the coding sequence ATGCTAAGCCCTCAGGAACTCTCACGAGCACTGGGACAAAAGTTTCCCCCCACGCCGCAACAAGCAGATGTTATTAGTGCACCCCTTGCCCCCACACTCGTGGTTGCTGGAGCAGGTGCAGGAAAAACGGAAACGATGGCCGCCAGAGTAGTGTGGCTCGTTGCTAGTGGACTCGTCGACCCCGATCGTGTCTTAGGACTGACATTTACGCGCAAAGCGGCACAGCAGCTGTCCAAACGTATCCGTGATCGTCTTGAACAACTAGCAGGCATTGATAACCTGCGCGATCTAGATCCGACAGGCGCATTGGCTACAAAGCTAGAAGCGATTGCTCCCACCGTATCCACCTACGACTCCTATGCAGGGCGCCTGATCAGCGAATACGGTTTGTTGCTTCCTGTAGAACCTTCGTCGCGTCTTATCTCCCAAACAGAGTTATTCCAGATTGCGCATTCGATAGTGTCTGCTCACACAGGTGCACTCAACACCTCGAATTCCCCCAACACCGTGACCTCTACGCTGATGTCTTTGGTTTCGGAAATGGACAACCACATGGTGTCGCCCCCAGACATCGAGGAAGAATCAGCGGCATTTCTTGCCATGATCGAAGATGTCGAAGCAACAAGTAAACGGGCACCAAGCAAAGAAGTGTATAAATGGCGCGACACACAGGTACTGCGCAATGAACTTTTGCCGCTAGTTGTACAGCTGAAAGCTTATCTAGCAGAGAACCACCTCATGACCTTCGGCGAGCAAATGTCATTAGCAGCCCGTCTTGCTGAAGAAAACCCACAGGTGGGAGCGTCGCAACGCAATAGGTATCAGATCATCATGCTTGATGAATATCAAGATACCGGCCACGCACAGCGCGTGCTTCTTAAAAGTCTATTTGCTGGCACTGCGGTCACCGCAGTTGGTGATCCCATGCAATCTATCTACGGCTGGCGTGGCGCTACTGCAGCCAACCTTGAAAGATTCCTCACAGACTTCGGATGTGATGGTGCTCCCGCTGCCAAAAAAGAACTCACCGTGTCGTTTAGAAACCCTCCTGAGGTTCTCGACTTAGCTAACCGAGTATCTCGGGAGCTGCTGGGCGTACCCGAAGACCCGCGACGACCAGTGCAACCCCTCGAACCAGGTCCTGCAGCATTAAAAGGCACAGTGAGATTGGGTTTTTTCCCATCGATGGACGAAGAGCGCTCCTATGTTGCTGACCAATTAGCGCAAGCCTATGAGCAGCGCAGCAGTGAGCATCCGTTTACCGCGGCAGTGCTTGTTCGCAAACGCAAGCACTCGGCTGCGATTGCTCTGGAATTACAACAACGTGGGGTTCCAGTAGAAATTGTCGGACTCGCAGGACTACTCGGTATTCCTGAAGTTGCGGATTTAGTAGCTATTGCCACGTTGCTGGTGCGTCCTTACGATACTCAAGCCGCTATGCGTATTTTGGCAGGACCCAGCGTTGGACTTGGCATGGCCGACCTCATGGCTTTGAGCGATCGCGCCTACAACCTCAGTGGCCGAGATCGGCGTGTCACAACCAAATTATCGCGTGATCCTCTTGAACGGTTAAAGCAGATCATTGCCGATACAATTCCCAGTGACCAAGATTCTATAGTGGGTCTTGCAGAAGCAGTGGCTGACCTCGATGAACGCCTCGACAGCAGCGATGGGCCACGATACAGCGCGAAAGGCAGTGAGCGGTTACGAGCGCTTGCCGCACGACTGCGCTACCTACGCACCAACAGTCTAAGCAATTCCTTGCCTGATCTTTTCACAGACATTGAACGAATATTCGGCATTCGCACCGAGGTACTACAACGAGAAGACCCTCGTAGTGACGGAGCAACCGGAACAACGCATCTAGACCGGTTTGCAGAAGTTGTTCAAGATTTCTCACGCATCCCAGGCGCCAACCTTGGTCTGCTTCTGGACTACCTCTCCCTGGCGGAATCTGAAGAAAACGGACTTGAACCTGGTGAAGTACAAGTTACAGCTGACCGTGTCCAGATCCTTACCGTGCATAAAGCCAAAGGCCTGGAATGGCAACACGTTGCGGTTTTGCATGCCGACGCCAACACCTATGTGGCCAAAGCTTCGACATGGCTGACAAACGCTTCAGCTGTGCCTTCAGCACTCCGCGGTGATGCAAAAGGCGACGAGGATCTTGTAGGCGCGCCCGTTTTTGAAATCGATACCCCAGAAACCGCTGCAGAACTGACAAAAGCAGGAAAAGCGCATATTGCGGACTTTAAACAAGTAGCCGCAGAAGAAAATGCGCGCCTGTTTTACGTAGCGATCACCCGTGCAGAACAACAAGTCCTTGTTACAGCATCTGCGGACCCTTCAAAGAAACGACCAGTCTTGCCCTACGAGTATCTCACCATGCTGCACAATGATTTCCCAGACAGCGTTGAAGAATGGCATGAACGTAGTGAATCACAAGATTATGTTCCACCGGCACCTGAAGAAGCCGTATTTCCACCCAACTATGCAGTTGCGGGGGCAGAAGAAGTATTTGCCGCTATGCAGAATCCGCCAGATCTGATCAGCGACGATGACTTGTTTGAACGCTGGGAAAAAGAAGTAAGCGCGCTGATCGAAGAACATGAGCAGCTCTCTGCACCTGTCGTCACCGTCGATATTGGAGTAGAACTTACCGCTACCGATATCGTCAACCTTGCCAAGAGCCCGGAGAACTTTGCTCAACGCAGACGACGCCCTGTGCCATTCAAACCTAATTCCTATGCTAAGCGAGGCACAGCATTCCACGAATGGTTGGAGAATCGTTTTGGTGCAGAGGCCTTACTTGATGAATCAGAACTGCCAGGAATTGGAGAAGAACTCGACGATTCTGACCTCGATAGCTTGAAAGAAGCATTCCTTGAAAGTGAATGGGCAGACCGTACACCAGAGCACGTTGAGCACCCCTTTGAAGTATCAATTGGGCACCACATAGTTCGTGGGCGCATGGACGCAGTGTTTAAAAACCCCGACGGACGATGGATAGTCGTCGATTGGAAAACCGGTCAGCCGCCTACAGACAATCACGAAAAAGAATCGGTAGCGATGCAGCTGGCAGTTTATCGACTCGCATGGGCACGACTCCAAGGAATTGATGTGGATCGAGTCGACGCAGTATTCCACTATGTGGGCAGAAATGTGACATACAGGCCACAACAATTACCTGATGGGGAAGAACTTGCATTGAAACTAGACCCAAGCGTGTAG
- a CDS encoding potassium channel family protein produces MSAKPLPNRETYRFRGNDELTELPEHTLLNIIRIPGNPLVSPIRLIARRFGYALALIIIVALVVYLDEGGYSEHLTFIDALYYSAVSLSTTGYGDITPITQSARLLNIIIITPLRLAFVILLVGTTLSVLTEESRRAWKIQRWRKRMRNHTVVIGYGTKGRSAIAALLADGVAPKDIVVVDTDSAALEAANNAGLVTVNGSATKSEVLKLAGVPKAKAVVVAPNIDDTAVLVTLSVRELSPSAWIVASVRESENQHLLEQSGADSVVISSETAGRMLGLATVTPSVVEMMEDLLSPDEGFSVAERPIGEDEVGANPRHLADIVLGVVRSGELYRIDSPEAETVEPGDRLLYVRRVFSEDVRD; encoded by the coding sequence ATGTCGGCAAAGCCATTGCCTAATCGCGAAACCTACAGGTTCCGTGGAAACGACGAGCTCACCGAGCTGCCCGAGCACACACTGCTCAACATTATTCGTATCCCCGGTAACCCCTTGGTCAGCCCTATTCGTCTGATCGCACGGCGATTTGGCTATGCGCTTGCGCTCATCATCATCGTGGCGCTAGTGGTGTATCTCGACGAAGGAGGGTACAGCGAGCACCTGACCTTTATCGATGCGCTGTACTACTCAGCGGTATCGCTATCAACCACCGGCTATGGCGATATCACCCCCATTACTCAAAGCGCCCGATTGCTCAACATCATTATCATTACACCGCTGCGCCTCGCATTCGTGATCCTCTTGGTCGGTACCACCTTGTCGGTGCTGACAGAAGAATCACGTCGTGCATGGAAGATTCAACGCTGGAGAAAACGAATGCGTAACCACACAGTTGTTATCGGATACGGAACCAAAGGTCGCTCGGCCATTGCTGCACTGCTGGCTGACGGTGTAGCCCCCAAAGACATCGTGGTGGTTGATACCGACAGCGCAGCGCTGGAAGCAGCAAACAACGCTGGTCTAGTCACCGTGAACGGTTCGGCTACTAAATCGGAAGTGCTCAAACTCGCCGGCGTTCCTAAAGCAAAAGCAGTGGTGGTAGCCCCCAACATTGACGATACTGCCGTGCTGGTCACGCTATCTGTACGAGAGCTTTCCCCTAGCGCATGGATTGTTGCAAGCGTGCGTGAATCGGAAAACCAGCACTTGCTTGAGCAATCGGGAGCCGATTCTGTAGTCATTTCTTCCGAAACCGCAGGCCGCATGTTGGGACTTGCTACCGTAACTCCATCGGTTGTGGAGATGATGGAAGACCTGCTGTCCCCAGACGAAGGCTTCTCTGTTGCAGAGCGCCCCATTGGTGAGGACGAAGTAGGCGCTAACCCACGCCACCTCGCCGACATCGTCCTCGGAGTGGTTCGTTCTGGAGAGCTGTACCGCATTGACTCCCCAGAAGCAGAAACAGTAGAACCAGGTGATCGTCTGCTCTATGTTCGTCGTGTGTTTAGTGAGGATGTTCGCGATTAA
- a CDS encoding NAD(+) diphosphatase gives MPVVNGTPVTSTACSHSGATYPVTSTLCVQRVSTAEAKAVTGESARVTDSWVMEAIAVLRHRESTLFDPLTGRPLTFHPDRIAGETEAGAEVFPRIDPAVIGLIELAGQGRILIAENAQRPGFFSLIAGYVGLGETCEEAMAREALEETGRRITQVRYVRSQPWPYSGALMMGMVATTTDEHPIQPLDGELARIAWASRRELREGAFTLPHRNSLAFQLITEWVGQHD, from the coding sequence GTGCCGGTAGTGAACGGCACGCCGGTGACCAGTACAGCTTGCTCACATAGCGGTGCTACCTACCCAGTGACAAGTACGCTCTGTGTTCAGCGTGTATCAACAGCTGAGGCGAAGGCCGTTACAGGAGAAAGCGCACGAGTCACAGATAGCTGGGTTATGGAAGCTATCGCCGTACTTCGCCATCGGGAGAGCACTCTTTTTGATCCGCTTACCGGCCGTCCACTGACATTTCACCCCGATCGCATAGCAGGAGAAACCGAAGCAGGGGCAGAAGTCTTTCCCCGTATCGATCCTGCAGTGATCGGGCTTATAGAACTTGCAGGACAAGGCCGCATTCTCATCGCTGAAAACGCACAGCGCCCAGGCTTCTTTTCACTCATCGCAGGCTATGTGGGACTCGGAGAAACCTGCGAAGAAGCCATGGCGCGAGAAGCCCTCGAAGAAACCGGACGTCGCATTACCCAGGTGCGCTATGTGCGCAGTCAGCCTTGGCCCTATAGCGGGGCCCTCATGATGGGCATGGTGGCAACCACAACCGATGAGCACCCCATACAACCCCTTGATGGTGAGCTCGCGAGGATAGCATGGGCGTCGCGACGTGAGCTTCGTGAAGGTGCTTTTACCTTGCCACATCGAAATTCTTTAGCGTTCCAATTGATCACAGAATGGGTGGGACAACATGATTAA
- a CDS encoding ATP-dependent DNA helicase UvrD2: MINLDDLDDDQRAAAEAPRGPVAILAGAGTGKTRTITYRIAHLIDRGMASPHRVLAVTFTRRAAGEMRHRLGLMGVGGVQAQTFHSAALRQLRYFWPQVAGDLPWRIVDNKFSLVGRATRSVGVESSTENVRDLLSEIEWAKAALITPDNYVERLNGRKTPVAAEKVAEVYRRYEQSKTAPEGMLLDFDDLLLHTAGAIENSAAIAEEFRQQYRTFVVDEYQDVTPLQQRVLDAWLGERDDLTVVGDANQTIYSFTGASPDYLLGFSRKYPHATVVKLQRDYRSTPQITDLANRVIDQAVGRIAGTRLELEGMRTAGPQPEFQEFSDEPAEAHAVALKIKQLLAQGMPASEIAILYRINAQSATFEQALDDAGIVYQVRGGEEFFQRSEIKQAMSEIIRATQRDDLPDARGVDLERIVRAILAPLGLSKHEPEGARARERWQSLEALAELSLEIGQATPDLNLQGLLAALNQRASAKHPPTMQGVTLASLHAAKGLEWDAVFLVGLVDGTLPISHAMKAGDHAIEEERRLFYVGVTRAREILYCSWAKARQEGGRATRKRTRFLDSIVPELDVSSVPPRSKRRQRCRVCGTTLNSPAERIVGRCDQCPSGVDGEVFETLRKWRADTARELNVPAYIVFTDATLHAIAENLPQSAEELMQISGIGQVKVERFGPGLLETLAQFQ, from the coding sequence ATGATTAACTTGGATGATCTTGATGATGACCAGCGAGCAGCCGCCGAGGCGCCGCGTGGTCCGGTAGCCATTTTGGCTGGTGCGGGAACAGGCAAAACGAGAACGATCACTTACCGGATAGCGCACTTGATTGACCGTGGCATGGCAAGCCCGCACCGCGTACTCGCAGTGACCTTTACGCGTCGCGCTGCTGGGGAAATGCGGCACCGTCTTGGGCTGATGGGCGTTGGAGGTGTACAAGCCCAAACATTTCACTCCGCAGCGCTGCGACAGCTGCGTTACTTTTGGCCACAAGTAGCCGGAGATTTGCCATGGCGGATTGTAGACAACAAATTTTCCCTTGTAGGTCGCGCGACTCGTAGCGTCGGGGTGGAATCATCAACCGAAAATGTTCGGGATCTACTCAGCGAAATTGAGTGGGCCAAGGCAGCACTGATCACTCCCGATAACTATGTGGAACGTCTCAACGGGCGCAAGACCCCAGTAGCGGCGGAAAAAGTTGCGGAAGTCTATCGGAGATACGAGCAGTCGAAAACAGCACCGGAAGGAATGCTGCTCGACTTTGATGACTTGCTGCTTCATACGGCCGGAGCCATCGAGAATTCTGCTGCTATCGCAGAGGAATTTCGGCAACAATACCGCACGTTTGTTGTCGACGAGTACCAGGACGTGACACCACTACAGCAGCGGGTCTTAGACGCATGGCTTGGTGAGCGTGATGACTTAACCGTGGTGGGCGATGCCAATCAGACGATCTACTCGTTTACAGGTGCGTCACCAGACTACTTACTGGGGTTTTCTCGCAAGTATCCCCACGCCACGGTGGTGAAACTGCAACGAGACTACCGTTCCACTCCGCAGATCACGGACCTAGCCAACCGCGTGATCGACCAAGCAGTAGGCCGAATCGCAGGTACTCGGTTGGAATTAGAAGGAATGCGTACAGCAGGACCACAACCAGAATTCCAAGAGTTCAGCGACGAACCCGCAGAAGCACACGCCGTCGCCTTGAAAATCAAGCAGCTTCTAGCACAAGGCATGCCTGCTTCCGAGATCGCAATTTTGTACCGGATTAATGCTCAATCTGCGACTTTCGAACAAGCCCTCGATGATGCCGGAATTGTGTATCAAGTTCGTGGCGGTGAGGAATTCTTCCAACGCTCGGAAATCAAACAAGCAATGTCAGAGATCATTCGGGCTACCCAACGCGATGATCTTCCCGACGCCCGAGGAGTAGACCTAGAGCGCATTGTGCGCGCAATCTTAGCCCCGCTGGGACTAAGTAAACATGAGCCAGAAGGCGCCCGTGCACGCGAGCGTTGGCAGTCCTTGGAAGCCCTTGCAGAATTGAGCTTGGAGATCGGCCAAGCAACACCAGACTTAAACCTCCAAGGGCTGTTGGCTGCACTGAACCAGCGAGCAAGCGCGAAACATCCTCCCACCATGCAGGGAGTTACTTTGGCCTCCTTGCACGCAGCAAAAGGCTTGGAATGGGACGCGGTATTCCTCGTCGGGCTTGTCGACGGCACCCTGCCGATTTCTCATGCGATGAAAGCGGGTGATCATGCCATCGAGGAAGAACGTCGACTGTTTTATGTAGGTGTGACCCGCGCTCGAGAGATTTTGTATTGCTCGTGGGCAAAAGCTCGCCAAGAAGGAGGACGTGCAACACGAAAGCGGACTCGTTTTTTGGACAGCATAGTTCCTGAACTCGATGTTTCCTCCGTACCACCACGCTCTAAACGGCGCCAGCGCTGCCGTGTATGCGGTACCACATTGAATAGTCCTGCCGAACGTATCGTAGGACGTTGCGACCAATGCCCCAGCGGAGTTGACGGAGAGGTGTTTGAAACTCTGCGGAAATGGCGAGCGGACACAGCCCGTGAACTCAACGTTCCGGCCTATATTGTGTTCACCGATGCCACCTTGCATGCGATTGCCGAAAATCTTCCGCAATCCGCCGAAGAGCTGATGCAGATTTCTGGAATAGGGCAGGTCAAAGTAGAACGTTTTGGCCCAGGTCTGCTAGAAACGCTTGCTCAGTTCCAGTAA
- a CDS encoding M48 family metallopeptidase translates to MSKRTTPTYPVEVIRSDRRTRTVSARLVGGKILIRIPASMSKKDEKKFVAEMVDKVRTKTQSSAPTDEALLHRAQHLNRTVLENRATIGSIRWVTNQTRRWGSCSQTTNDIRISHRLQGVPDYVLDAVIIHEMVHTFIEGGHSPEFWQWADKAPKAERAKGYLEAWQRMGDVG, encoded by the coding sequence ATGTCCAAGCGAACAACCCCCACCTATCCGGTCGAAGTGATCCGGTCGGATCGACGTACTCGGACTGTGTCGGCACGCTTAGTGGGTGGCAAAATTCTCATCAGAATCCCAGCGTCGATGTCAAAGAAGGACGAGAAAAAATTCGTCGCTGAAATGGTGGATAAAGTGCGCACTAAAACGCAGTCATCAGCCCCTACAGATGAGGCATTACTTCACCGTGCACAGCACCTTAACCGCACGGTGTTAGAAAACCGTGCCACGATCGGGTCCATTCGGTGGGTAACCAACCAAACACGGCGCTGGGGGTCGTGTTCTCAGACGACGAACGACATCCGCATTTCGCACCGGTTACAAGGCGTACCAGATTATGTTCTCGATGCCGTGATCATCCATGAGATGGTGCATACCTTTATCGAAGGTGGTCATTCCCCAGAATTTTGGCAGTGGGCAGACAAAGCCCCCAAAGCTGAACGCGCCAAGGGATATCTTGAGGCGTGGCAGCGCATGGGGGACGTTGGCTAG
- a CDS encoding zinc-dependent metalloprotease — MNSNGFGFSFNFGGRGDDDDNSRGSNPFGSGGLGDMLNQFGQMLSGMGSSMNSPEGQGAVNYALAERIARQQIESAKASAATEADTKAVTEAVNLVELWLDDATILPTASNKVEAWSANDWLTHTLPMWKRMVTPVAEHMAQAQLDSLPEEAREMVGPMMQMMNQMSGINFGMQLGHALGDLATQTLSGTDFGVPIAPAGVTALMINNVRKETQGLKIEQREVLVYLAAREAARQRLLRHVPWLAEQIVASVEEYAAGLVIDTSHIEEAMREMNLESGDPAAIHEAMERMQNLDMSPRITSRNANAVSRLETLLALIEGWVEHVVTEAMGSRVPSTAALNEAWRRRRATGGSAEKAFAQVVGIEFGAPKVAEAQELWRRVDVAVGMEKRDHVWDHPDFLPVAEDLDNSAEFIDGLLDTASADEFDPIAEITKLEEMLSQQSEEQQKEQRENPSDPDEDSPKND, encoded by the coding sequence ATGAATAGCAATGGCTTCGGATTCTCCTTCAACTTCGGTGGGCGCGGCGACGACGATGACAACTCCCGTGGCTCCAACCCGTTTGGTTCCGGCGGCTTGGGGGACATGCTTAATCAATTCGGACAGATGCTGTCCGGCATGGGTTCGTCCATGAATTCCCCCGAAGGGCAAGGCGCTGTCAACTACGCTCTAGCAGAACGCATTGCCCGCCAGCAGATCGAATCGGCGAAGGCTTCTGCCGCCACAGAGGCAGATACCAAGGCCGTCACCGAGGCCGTTAACCTCGTGGAACTTTGGCTTGACGACGCCACCATCTTGCCTACTGCCAGCAACAAAGTCGAGGCGTGGTCGGCTAACGATTGGCTCACGCACACCCTGCCGATGTGGAAACGCATGGTCACTCCTGTTGCCGAGCATATGGCCCAGGCTCAGCTCGATTCCCTTCCTGAGGAAGCGCGTGAAATGGTCGGCCCCATGATGCAAATGATGAATCAGATGTCGGGTATAAACTTTGGCATGCAACTGGGCCATGCTCTAGGCGATCTTGCTACTCAGACCCTTTCTGGCACCGATTTTGGTGTTCCTATCGCACCGGCTGGTGTTACTGCGCTGATGATCAATAACGTGCGCAAGGAAACCCAAGGACTCAAGATCGAACAGCGTGAAGTGCTGGTATACCTTGCTGCGCGTGAAGCTGCGCGTCAGCGATTGTTGCGTCACGTTCCATGGCTTGCTGAACAGATCGTCGCCTCCGTTGAGGAGTATGCTGCCGGTTTGGTCATTGACACCTCCCATATCGAAGAAGCTATGCGCGAAATGAACCTCGAATCCGGCGATCCTGCCGCCATTCATGAGGCAATGGAGCGTATGCAGAACTTGGATATGAGCCCTCGCATTACTTCTCGTAACGCTAATGCGGTTTCTCGTCTTGAAACCCTGCTCGCGTTGATCGAGGGCTGGGTCGAACACGTTGTCACCGAGGCAATGGGATCCCGTGTTCCTTCGACTGCAGCGTTGAATGAAGCATGGCGGCGGCGTCGCGCAACTGGCGGTTCCGCTGAAAAAGCATTCGCCCAGGTGGTGGGCATTGAATTCGGCGCTCCCAAAGTTGCAGAAGCCCAAGAGCTTTGGCGTCGTGTAGACGTAGCCGTGGGGATGGAGAAGCGCGACCACGTGTGGGACCACCCCGATTTCCTCCCTGTTGCTGAAGACCTAGACAACTCTGCGGAATTTATCGACGGCCTACTCGATACCGCCTCAGCCGATGAATTTGATCCCATCGCAGAGATCACCAAGCTCGAAGAAATGCTCTCCCAGCAGTCTGAAGAGCAACAAAAGGAACAGCGAGAAAACCCCTCCGATCCTGATGAGGATTCCCCCAAGAACGACTAG
- a CDS encoding YlbL family protein, which yields MKRRVNTLVLGAIPVVALAALVTLDHIPGTDIDLTVPYAAEGPGPTVNTLGEVDGKPVVNVSGAEIDKTTGNLNMTTVSVRTHLTLGKALGRWLIAHDTLVPIEQIFPQGKTPEEVDEVNKAAFSTSEASATIAAMNQLHKPVDTVVAQISPEAPAAKVMVEGDVITQVAGAKVIGPSQVRDAVRAKKPGETISIGFLRDGKQLTREVTLGKHPEDDKVAFLGVSMTARPADGITVDYNLEDIGGPSAGLIFSLAVVDKLSPGEINGGKFVAGTGTIDDDGTVGPIGGIRHKVRAARDAGAEVFLAPEKNCSEAIKGKPGDMVVISVDSLSDAIHQLDNFKAGKEVKTCS from the coding sequence GTGAAACGACGCGTGAACACTCTCGTCCTCGGCGCAATCCCCGTGGTCGCATTGGCAGCTTTGGTAACTCTGGACCATATTCCAGGCACCGACATTGATCTCACCGTGCCCTATGCGGCTGAAGGCCCAGGCCCCACCGTGAATACCTTGGGTGAAGTTGATGGCAAACCCGTAGTCAATGTTTCTGGTGCAGAAATTGATAAAACTACTGGAAACCTCAACATGACCACCGTTTCCGTGCGCACACACTTGACCCTTGGCAAAGCGCTGGGACGGTGGCTAATCGCCCACGACACACTCGTGCCCATTGAGCAGATCTTCCCTCAAGGAAAAACGCCTGAGGAAGTTGACGAGGTAAACAAGGCCGCTTTTAGCACCTCGGAGGCATCGGCAACCATCGCCGCGATGAATCAACTACATAAACCAGTAGACACCGTGGTCGCGCAGATCAGCCCCGAAGCCCCAGCTGCCAAGGTAATGGTAGAAGGAGACGTGATTACGCAGGTTGCAGGAGCTAAAGTAATCGGACCAAGCCAAGTGCGCGATGCGGTGCGCGCGAAAAAACCAGGCGAGACGATCTCCATCGGTTTCCTTCGCGATGGCAAGCAATTGACTAGGGAAGTCACGTTAGGCAAACACCCCGAGGACGACAAAGTCGCGTTCCTTGGCGTGAGCATGACAGCACGGCCTGCCGACGGAATCACCGTCGACTATAACCTTGAAGATATCGGCGGACCTTCTGCAGGTTTGATTTTCTCCCTCGCGGTAGTAGACAAACTTAGCCCAGGCGAAATCAACGGAGGTAAATTCGTTGCTGGAACCGGAACCATCGACGACGACGGCACAGTCGGTCCCATTGGCGGCATTCGCCATAAAGTACGCGCAGCGCGTGACGCCGGCGCCGAGGTATTCCTCGCCCCAGAGAAAAACTGCAGCGAGGCAATCAAAGGAAAGCCAGGTGACATGGTGGTCATCAGCGTTGATTCGCTTAGCGACGCCATCCACCAGCTGGATAACTTCAAAGCTGGTAAAGAAGTAAAAACCTGCTCATAA
- a CDS encoding PPA1309 family protein translates to MSGMQYPPQALNKAMLEAVDFIHAEGWDAPPTLFALVPAELIGQALPDDDDSPLALVVQDNLPEHIRPGSEELGDYVSRITWPEQVVGAVLAQEIMFRDSSAENAEARPARLYSGVLRGDADLTLLQIRPTEEELAERGPFAEDDIELRGGPGVAPGVIAALRATLD, encoded by the coding sequence ATGAGTGGCATGCAGTACCCACCTCAGGCGTTAAATAAGGCCATGCTCGAAGCCGTCGACTTCATCCATGCAGAAGGCTGGGATGCTCCCCCTACCCTGTTCGCGTTGGTTCCCGCCGAACTCATCGGCCAAGCGCTGCCTGATGACGATGACTCCCCGCTCGCGCTTGTTGTCCAAGACAACCTCCCTGAGCACATTCGCCCTGGTTCTGAAGAACTGGGCGACTACGTTTCACGGATTACTTGGCCGGAACAGGTTGTGGGTGCTGTGCTCGCACAGGAGATCATGTTTCGCGATTCTTCCGCAGAAAACGCTGAGGCACGCCCGGCGCGGTTGTATAGCGGAGTACTGCGTGGCGACGCCGACCTGACCTTGCTGCAGATCCGCCCAACAGAGGAAGAACTCGCAGAACGCGGCCCCTTTGCAGAAGATGACATCGAATTGCGTGGTGGCCCAGGTGTAGCCCCTGGCGTTATCGCCGCGCTGCGCGCCACTCTCGATTAA